The Chryseobacterium sp. LJ668 genome segment GATGGGTTTTTCACCATACGTTTCTTCAACGATTTTACACCAGATTTTCAGATCTTCAATAAGCTTTTTATTAGATTTTCTTCTCGGTATTTTTTCAATATCTAAAATCGGCGGAAGGTCACCGCTCTCCAATTTTACATTCTCAAGAAAATTATTTGCCTGAATGATGGGGTCTTCATCGGCTCTGTAAAAATGATAAGCCCCACGAATGAGATTATGTTTTATTGCCTGCTGCCAAAAGTCGTCAAAATGTTTATCTGCGCTGCGGTTTCCCATGGTTGCCCGCATTACTACAAAGTCAAGCGGTATTGTTTTATTTCCGATGCTTAAGCTGTCCCATTTAATATCTTCCTGGTTTTGATAATGTGAAATATCAAAACCATACGTTTTATCAAGGTTATTACTGATGATTTTTTGTATCCTTAAAGTTTCTTTTTCGCTGTTCTCAAGTTTTTTGTGAGTAAATTTATTAAAGTATAAAGCATAATAATAAGTGATGGATTGCTTGAGATAAAGCCCCGTTCCCAACAATGCAATAATCAGGAGTCCTAATACGATTTTCCGCCGAAAAAGATAATTCTTCCGCCGTGTCTGATGGATGCTTTTAGCAGTTTTTTTGGTGTACTTTTTAGAACTCATAAAGTTTTGCAAAACTAACTTTTTAAGCCGTAAAATACTAAATAAAATAAGTAAATTTGTGTACTATGGAAACACGCGAAAAGATCATCATCATCGGAGGAGG includes the following:
- a CDS encoding glycoside hydrolase family 25 protein, producing the protein MSSKKYTKKTAKSIHQTRRKNYLFRRKIVLGLLIIALLGTGLYLKQSITYYYALYFNKFTHKKLENSEKETLRIQKIISNNLDKTYGFDISHYQNQEDIKWDSLSIGNKTIPLDFVVMRATMGNRSADKHFDDFWQQAIKHNLIRGAYHFYRADEDPIIQANNFLENVKLESGDLPPILDIEKIPRRKSNKKLIEDLKIWCKIVEETYGEKPIIYTYYHYYKDFLKGEFDDYPLWMANYNDVPTPSPDDQWDFWQFSEKGIVYGINTKVDLDVYNGGIWSLKRMTLD